One segment of Erigeron canadensis isolate Cc75 chromosome 2, C_canadensis_v1, whole genome shotgun sequence DNA contains the following:
- the LOC122588579 gene encoding E3 ubiquitin-protein ligase MBR2-like, which produces MQGQKGVIGSLPESLALEQGSSSSDSGPVEQQICWTDFMRHPPANTSQERQNRSMWTMGESSSSSMPTHMSQNRIDPKVEHGWSGLMKVYPEPQQHEPLASMLSLGDVSMNVTQNHANATNTRVVPHNVTVNPSTFIGMKPSSYASSSSDPLEMVNRPLARKRKAADLSNCQSSSGIESSNIFQRPSGSSSGWRLVSENPPSTNLMPSNPTIPGQGLDVGGISSDNHSENTRRNVRIRTNNSRQQDLFPATSVSNGQLNFLSHHSSLGLNPVDLRPQTVGISSSQGGQPISQVPVFRRNFQVTSRSRSSSLRGNRLSSLYDGGLGDNTGTPPTTISDHPLFVHPRDRRTGPQPAVNWSFNGNNGNSVVSTLNLVPAPTLPANMTPHRGSAHHSSRRLSEILRQSLVSSTDSGAGGVVDEGQSSNLFATLPPPVGPPQRAGVPSVIGIPGHHHRYHLAQQRTSDRQLDGAFRIPLLARAPGSEGRGRLSEIHSVMDLIRRREGLRFEDFMILDQSVLYRMADMHDRHRDMRLDIDNMSYEELLALEERMGNVSTGLTEENIVCCLKLKTYTSFAGQPDVEPCCICQEEYKNGDDLGSLKCGHDFHTSCIKQWLLQKNLCPVCKSAAHLSE; this is translated from the exons ATGCAAGGGCAGAAGGGTGTTATTGGTTCTTTACCAGAAAGCTTAGCCTTGGAACAAGGTTCATCTTCAAGTGATTCAGGTCCTGTAGAACAGCAAATTTGTTGGACTGACTTCATGCGGCATCCTCCAGCCAATACAAGTCAAGAAAGGCAAAATCGAAGCATGTGGACTATGGGTGAATCTAGTTCGAGTTCTATGCCAACCCACATGAGTCAGAATCGTATTGACCCAAAAGTTGAACACGGTTGGTCAGGTCTAATGAAAGTTTACCCTGAACCACAGCAACATGAACCACTTGCAAGTATGCTTTCGTTGGGTGATGTTAGTATGAACGTAACACAGAATCATGCTAATGCTACAAATACTCGTGTGGTTCCACATAATGTCACTGTAAATCCATCAACTTTTATTGGCATGAAGCCTTCTAGTTATGCCAGTAGTTCTTCCGACCCTTTGGAAATGGTGAACCGGCCGTTAGCGCGTAAAAGAAAAGCAGCTGATTTAAGTAATTGCCAGTCGTCTTCTGGGATTGAAAGCTCAAATATTTTTCAAAGGCCTTCGGGCAGTAGTAGTGGTTGGCGGTTGGTTTCTGAAAACCCTCCATCTACTAATTTAATGCCTTCCAATCCAACCATCCCTGGACAAGGTTTGGATGTTGGAGGTATTTCTTCTGACAATCATTCAGAGAACACCCGTAGAAATGTTCGGATAAGAACTAATAATTCACGTCAACAAGATCTATTTCCTGCTACTAGTGTTAGTAATGGGCAGTTGAATTTCTTGTCTCATCATTCTTCTTTAGGACTCAACCCGGTGGATTTGAGGCCACAAACGGTTGGAATTTCGTCAAGTCAAGGTGGTCAACCTATATCGCAGGTCCCGGTATTTAGAAGAAACTTTCAAGTAACGTCTAGAAGTCGGAGTTCTAGCTTAAGAGGTAACCGTCTATCAAGTCTATATGATGGTGGTCTTGGAGATAACACAGGAACACCGCCAACAACTATTTCAGATCACCCACTGTTTGTTCATCCACGCGACAGAAGAACTGGCCCTCAACCTGCAGTTAATTGGAGTTTTAATGGAAACAATGGTAATAGTGTTGTCTCCACCTTGAACTTGGTGCCTGCTCCTACATTACCAGCTAATATGACCCCACATCGTGGTTCTGCACATCATTCTTCTAGACGACTCTCAGAGATTCTACGTCAGTCTTTAGTATCTTCAACTGATTCTGGGGCCGGTGGTGTTGTTGATGAAGGGCAAAGCAGTAATCTTTTTGCTACACTTCCACCACCTGTGGGTCCTCCACAAAGAGCAGGGGTTCCATCTGTGATTGGTATCCCCGGTCATCATCATCGTTATCATCTAGCACAGCAAAGAACATCAGATAGACAGCTTGATGGTGCATTTCGAATCCCATTGCTTGCACGGGCTCCTGGAAGTGAAGGAAGAGGCAGACTGTCTGAG ATTCACAGCGTCATGGATCTTATACGTAGGAGAGAAGGCTTGCGTTTTGAG GATTTTATGATCCTAGATCAGTCAGTTTTATATCGAATGGCCGATATGCATGATCGACACAGGGACATGCGGCTTGATATAGATAACATGTCCTATGAG GAGCTATTGGCTTTAGAAGAGCGAATGGGAAATGTGAGCACGGGATTAACAGAAGAGAACATCGTTTGTTGTCTGAAGCTGAAAACATACACGTCTTTTGCAGGTCAGCCAGATGTCGAACCTTGCTGCATTTGTCAG GAAGAATACAAGAATGGAGATGATCTTGGGTCGTTGAAATGTGGGCATGATTTCCACACAAGCTGTATTAAACAGTGGCTGCTTCAGAAGAACTTGTGCCCGGTTTGCAAGTCTGCGGCACATCTAAGTGAGTGA